From the genome of Thermaerobacter marianensis DSM 12885:
TGGCCTTGGCAGGGTTGCAGACCTCGAAGATGTGGAAGTCGGGTTCGAGGTGGAAGCCCTTCTCCCGCAGCTTCTCGTTGACGTGCAGGTGCCAGAGGGCGCTGAACTTGCGCTCAGCCAGCGCGGATTGCAGCGCTTGGATAGCCTCGTCCACCGGCTTGTCCGTGGCCACCGTGTAATCCAGTTCGGCCATCCGTCCATCCCTCCACCGTGTTGCTGCCTGAGCTGGATCCCAACCCGTCCGGCTGTGCAAGCCTGGAGGTCCGGGACCCCGTCCAGGTGCGTGGCGTTCACGCCGTCGTTGGCCCCCACCCGGACCGGCGCGGGGCGAATCGCCTTGTCACTCCTGACCGGATGGCGGCTCCGCGCCGCCCTCCGCGGCCAACCTCGCATTGCGCCGCAAGTGCTCGAGGAGCACCTGGCGCACGGCCTGGCACGCTTCCAGGATCTCCCGCGAGGCGAGCCGGTAATACACGTTGAGCCCTTCCTTGCGCGACTCCACCAAGCCGTACTGGCGCATGAGGGCCAGGTGCTGGGAGAGGTTGGCGGTGGTGGTGTCGACGACACGTGCCAGTTCACCGGCCGTCATCTCACCACCGGCCAGGGTGTACAGAATCTCCAAGCGCTTGGGGCTCGCCAGCACATGACAGAGTCGCGCCTGCAGCTCCAGCAACTGCTTTTCCGTGTCCGTCCGCTCCGCAGTCATGGGCTACCGCTTCCCAGGCCGGAAGCACCGGTTGCTAAGTAATTTCTTAACTACTCCCAATATGATCTCCCATGCGTCTGCTGTCAAGTCGATCTT
Proteins encoded in this window:
- a CDS encoding ArsR/SmtB family transcription factor; the encoded protein is MTAERTDTEKQLLELQARLCHVLASPKRLEILYTLAGGEMTAGELARVVDTTTANLSQHLALMRQYGLVESRKEGLNVYYRLASREILEACQAVRQVLLEHLRRNARLAAEGGAEPPSGQE